A stretch of DNA from Lotus japonicus ecotype B-129 chromosome 4, LjGifu_v1.2:
ATGGGTTGGGCTGAGCAAAAGAAGGTTCTAAGAACAGTAAGGAAAACTGGCAGGAGAGCAGAGCTGTGGCCATATCCTTACGAGCCAGAATACCATGCCTTCACACGCAATTACTCCTACAAGCCTTCCTCTTCTCACAAGCATGGATACAGCAATGGTGAAGATTTTGGGTATTACAGGAAGCCAATTGGTGCTACATTGATCAAAGAGAAAGCCATGGCCATGTTCAGCGATGACAACCCTCATGCTTGTTTTATAATGTGAATTGATAATTAAGTATGTATCAATTGATAATGTGTGTTTGTATTTCAATTAACACACATTTCAATATAATTTGAATATGCTTTTCGCCTAAAACGTGTCCTTTTTTACTTCCATGTATCAATGTGGACTAATACATATACCACAATGTCAGTCATTATAAAAGAAACCTGctgcttaattaaattaaaactaaaacaTAAACGTCAGTCATTACAAAAGAAACAGCTTCATGATGAACCTCTTAATTTACACTAAACCGGCGAATGAGGAGACATTTCTAGGCAAAAAGTTAGCAACCATATTGCCTGAACAACTAACAAAAGACAAATTAACAAGATCAAAAGTGCAACACAACTTAACACAATCCTGAATAACTGAACTCAAATAAGAACCATCATCCGATGACTTCTACCACCTATAAAAGAGCTAGAGACATTAATCTATCTCAAAACAAATTAAATCGATCGGAAACCAAGCTGAGATGCTAAAATCATAGCCCACCGGAACACCACTGCCTTGGCTAGGATTGCCGATCCGTCACCAATGTGGACTACTTAATTTATACCATATTGGATGTTTGGACAGAAGTCACTAATGCATAAAAACTAGAGTAAATGAACAATTATGACTAATTTGACATATTTTTGAAGCTGTAGACTAAAATGTAGTATGATTTATTTAAGGGACCAATTACAATTTTGCCTTTGATTAAAAAATAGTCCAATGGTTGTTGGAGCCAATAGTTGAGCTACCGCCGGTATGAGTAACAagaatgatatatacacaccttattttttaaacacttcatttccacctctttttgtttctatctctctcctcttatcatctatcaaatCTCATACTTTatctcttttactttttcttttctttctatctctctcttcatttcacctcttccacctcaaatgataggtgtgtaagtaacattattgGTATGAGTAATGATATGAGCGTGGAGAGCTGTGCTTACGTGACTCTGGTGTTGTCGTATTGGTTTACTTGTCGTTTCTGACCTGCTACTAGTGTCGTTTTCACCATTACCTTACCACATAGTAGCAATTTGGCTTCAcaaaatcattttattttttttttctgaaactgCAGAGCAGAGCACACAgcagaaagaaaggaaaagagttAGTTAATGGCACGGTATGGTATGGGTTATAGAAGATAACGAACGAACGACTACGAGAGTGTTGTGGCGTTTTTGGCACTGCCACTAAATTCGCCTTGAAACGAGAACGAGAGAGACAAACAAACAAGCCTTTGCGTTGCGTCTAATCTATCCATCCGTATCCGTATCCAATattccaaattccaattctAGTTCTATTTATGGCAACGGCTCCGTTCATTCACGCGCGCTGTTCTTACTTGCCACGATTCTCCAATCGCAACTCTTCACAACAAACCCCTCTACCCTCATCCTCTTCTCATGCTTCAACGTCCTCTTCGCCCTCCtgttcctcctcctccaactCCGGCTTGAGTTTCTCTTCTGGtaatttttccctttcttttcaaTTTGATCACTTTTTTCTGTAATTACATTGAACATTAGTATTCATTGGATTTGATATATGCAACACAAGGCAGTTGATCAGAATCAAGTGTAATTCTTGATTTTAACAATTGTATCACTTGATAATTGATATGATGGATGTAATTTGTAAATTTAAGCACCATGCAAGACATTCATTTATGCATCATTCACTTGATCATGTGCATATATTTATGCATTACTGGAAGTATAAATAAATGAAGATGATAACATACATGCTTATGCCTTTTACCAAAAAACATTGAAGGTGAGTGAAAGGAAACAGTCTTTCTTTCTATCTATTAGAAGATAGTCCTCGAGAGTGAAACATTAGGTTTGGTCGTTACAGCTTCTAGTTGTGGAAGGAAATAGTCTATCTAATAACAAGGCTAGGATTTCATATTCACAGATTCCATGGTGGTGGGTACCTTGTGTATTGGGCAACAGCTTTTACAGTTACGTCCTCCTTGGCCTTTTTACTCCATCCTCTCTTTGTCACTCTTTTTTCTGGTAAAAGCTAAAAGGCCATCCTCAAGGGAAGAGATAGTAAAATAATGAATGAAGGCTGAGAATAAAGGCATGCTGAACATTTGTTTGGCAGATTGATAGAGTACCATAACCTAGTACTCTTAATTATACCTAAAAATTAGGTCAAGTACTAGTAGTACTCTAGTACTGGTCCAACCCTCCAAGACTCCAATCCCACAAACAAAGATTCTTATAACCTAGTATTCTGACTGTATTAATATTGGTGCAGTTATGAATAACTTTTAATGGTCATAGTTCATTAAGGCTGGTAGATTAACTTTTGCAGGTACAAACAGTGGACAGAGACACCAAGGCCTTAGAGCTGGAGCCATGAATACAACCACGAATGGAAAGCCTATTGCTAGCAAAGGGAACTCAAAGAACGACCCTGATCATCTCCTTGTTCTTGTTCACGGTATCTTGGCAAGGTATATTTATACTGACAGAATACTAAGTTGACTGGATTATTTTGTGTTGAAGTTTGAGTGAAGCTTATTATGAGCTCtgagtgaaaaatgaaaaatgaattcACTACACATAATGCTTTTACGATTAGGTATTATATTAAAGTTTAACTTGGATTATGGTTTTTTATCCTTTTTATGATTATGTGGGGACCCTTTCCAGTTTTCTTGTCAATCATAAACCCAATTCATTTTGTAATATCAGTTTAAAATCTCTCGATTTAGCAAATGTATGTATGAGAAGTAAAAATTTCCTTTCATTCATTTACATTTTTATCAGCTGTTGCCACTTGCCACTGCAGAATTTGGGGTGGTGGATGTGTATTATATACCCACTTCTTTCTGTTTGTCATTTGCTTGTTATCCTGTAGTTTAGTCTCATATGAAGTTCTACTGATGTTTTTACTGATACTCATACAGCACAGCGGACTGGACTTATGCTGAGGCAGAGTTGAAAAGGCGCCTTGGAAAGAACTTTTTACTTTACGGTCAGTACATATTTTTTTACTTGCGGTTCTCTGACTTTTGTTGGATCAGAGAACATGAGATCAATTGTGAAATTTTTTCAATGACTGCTTTATTTGGAGCAACTGACTGATAACTTTTCCAACTCAAAGTTGatctatttaattatatttagatGCTGTATGGAATGTTTTGACTTGCAAAATCAAACTCTCACTCTCGTGCTGAACCTTcctttttttacttatttttttcgAAGTTAATGGTCTTTTTGTATTGTATTGGTAGTAGTAATCCGAAGCTGTTTAAGATAACAATATTTGTCTTAATGTTGTGAAAATTGTCTTTGGTATGGCTGAGTGTCTCATCCATGAAGTGATGATTACTTTTCTAGGAGAAGTCCTTAAGAACTATTTTTCTTTATCTCTGCAGTAAGCTCATCAAATACTTACACTAAGACGTTTACTGGGATTGATGGAGCTGGAGAGCGATTAGCTGATGAAGTGAGTTCTAGGAAATTCAAATTTATACGCCCAATGTTTGGACACCCAATTTCAGTTCTGATTGCTTTGGGTTTATTCTGAATCGTTTCATATTGTGTACTTATCTTTATTTTCATCAAACCAGGTCTTGCAAGTTGTAAAAAAGACAAAAAGTCTGAAAAGGATCTCCTTTCTAGCCCACTCTTTAGGAGGATTGTTTGCTAGATATGCAATTGCTGTTCTTTATTCACCAGACACCTGTAATAATGACCAACCTAGTGACCTAGCAAACAGCATGGCAGAAAATTCCCAGCGAACAAGCTTTTCCAAAGGAGGGATGATTGCTGGGTTGGAGCCAATCAATTTTATTACGTTAGCAACTCCACATCTTGGTGTAAGGGGAAAATGGCAGGTTTGTGGAACTTACAAAATCCTTGTGTTTTATTTATGATAAGTTTCTGCTTATGTATTGCCATCTTGGTTTTGGCTCACTCTACTTGAGTACTTTTTAGCTTTCATAGCACCTTGGGGATATTCTAATTTTTGCACCTGTAAATGCTCTATATTATCATTAGTAAATGTTGAAGCTAGAATTAAATTAAGACCTCCTTTTTGCTGCAGCAGCTTTTTCTGCTTATTTAGG
This window harbors:
- the LOC130713986 gene encoding heavy metal-associated isoprenylated plant protein 28-like, which codes for MTIVEMCVHMDCAGCENKIRKALTKLRGVDSVEIDMGMQKVTVMGWAEQKKVLRTVRKTGRRAELWPYPYEPEYHAFTRNYSYKPSSSHKHGYSNGEDFGYYRKPIGATLIKEKAMAMFSDDNPHACFIM
- the LOC130715099 gene encoding putative lipase YDR444W encodes the protein MATAPFIHARCSYLPRFSNRNSSQQTPLPSSSSHASTSSSPSCSSSSNSGLSFSSGTNSGQRHQGLRAGAMNTTTNGKPIASKGNSKNDPDHLLVLVHGILASTADWTYAEAELKRRLGKNFLLYVSSSNTYTKTFTGIDGAGERLADEVLQVVKKTKSLKRISFLAHSLGGLFARYAIAVLYSPDTCNNDQPSDLANSMAENSQRTSFSKGGMIAGLEPINFITLATPHLGVRGKWQLPFLLGVPILEKLAAPMAPFLVGQTGSQLFFTDGKPDKPPLLLRMASDCEDGKFLSALGAFRSRIVYANVSYDHMVGWRTSSIRRETELRKAPRKSLDGYQHVVDVEYCPPVASDGPQFPPRAVKAKEAAQNVADTRKTVEYHEIIEDEIINGLQQLGWKKVDVSFHSSFWPFFAHNNIHVKNEWLHNAGAGVIAHVAESLRQQEASSILAASL